From one Astatotilapia calliptera chromosome 10, fAstCal1.2, whole genome shotgun sequence genomic stretch:
- the ppp2cab gene encoding serine/threonine-protein phosphatase 2A catalytic subunit alpha isoform, whose translation MDEKAFTKELDQWIEQLNECKQLSEGQVKTLCEKAKEILTKESNVQEVRCPVTVCGDVHGQFHDLMELFKIGGKSPDTNYLFMGDYVDRGYYSVETVTLLVALKVRFQERITILRGNHESRQITQVYGFYDECLRKYGNANVWKYFTDLFDYLPLTALVDSQIFCLHGGLSPSIDTLDHIRALDRLQEVPHEGPMCDLLWSDPDDRGGWGISPRGAGYTFGQDISETFNHANRLTLVSRAHQLVMEGYNWCHERNVVTIFSAPNYCYRCGNQAAIMELDDTLKYSFLQFDPAPRRGEPHVTRRTPDYFL comes from the exons atggaCGAAAAGGCGTTTACGAAAGAACTGGATCAGTGGATCGAGCAGCTCAATGAATGCAAGCAGCTGTCCGAGGGACAAGTAAAAACACTATGTGAAAAg GCAAAGGAGATCCTGACAAAGGAGTCAAACGTTCAAGAGGTGAGATGTCCGGTGACTGTGTGCGGAGACGTGCACGGCCAGTTTCATGACCTCATGGAGCTGTTCAAGATCGGAGGGAAGTCTCCAGACACAAACTACTTGTTCATGGGAGATTACGTGGACAGAGGGTACTACTCTGTAGAAACCGTCACTTTACTAGTAGCACTAAAG gttCGCTTCCAAGAGCGCATCACAATCCTCAGAGGGAATCACGAGAGCAGACAGATCACGCAAGTGTATGGCTTCTATGACGAGTGTCTACGGAAATATGGTAACGCCAATGTTTGGAAGTACTTCACAGACCTGTTCGATTACCTGCCCCTCACTGCCTTGGTAGACTCTCAG ATTTTCTGCCTTCATGGAGGCCTGTCACCATCCATAGATACACTGGATCATATTAGGGCATTGGACCGTTTACAGGAAGTGCCACATGAG GGTCCCATGTGTGACCTGCTGTGGTCGGACCCGGATGACCGCGGTGGCTGGGGCATCTCTCCGCGAGGAGCCGGCTACACATTCGGTCAGGACATTTCGGAGACTTTCAACCACGCCAACCGCCTCACATTGGTGTCCCGTGCCCACCAGCTGGTTATGGAG GGTTACAACTGGTGCCACGAGAGGAACGTGGTGACAATATTTAGCGCTCCCAACTACTGCTACCGCTGCGGCAACCAGGCGGCAATCATGGAACTAGACGACACcctaaaatactcttt CTTGCAGTTTGATCCAGCGCCTCGCAGAGGGGAGCCCCACGTCACTCGCCGCACCCCAGACTACTTCCTGTAA